A DNA window from Chlamydia buteonis contains the following coding sequences:
- a CDS encoding superoxide dismutase translates to MTFVPYTLPQLPYDYSALEPVISTEIMHLHHQKHHQGYINNLNEALKKLDLADVQQDLTRLISLEPTIRFNGGGHINHSLFWEMLAPIGQGGGVPPKHGLLKLIEKFWGTFDNFLKEFIKFAAPIQGSGWAWLAFCPEKQELMLHATVNQDPLEATTGKVPLLGVDVWEHAYYLQYKNVRLDYLKAIPQVINWGYIEKRFSEITN, encoded by the coding sequence ATGACCTTTGTGCCCTATACTTTGCCCCAATTGCCCTATGATTATTCTGCTCTAGAGCCAGTAATTAGTACCGAGATTATGCATCTACATCATCAAAAGCATCATCAAGGTTATATAAATAATTTGAATGAGGCTTTGAAGAAGTTAGATCTGGCTGATGTACAACAAGACCTTACGCGACTGATTTCTTTGGAGCCGACTATACGATTTAATGGCGGAGGGCATATTAACCACTCCTTATTTTGGGAAATGCTCGCCCCGATAGGTCAAGGCGGAGGAGTCCCTCCAAAACACGGCTTACTTAAGCTTATTGAGAAGTTCTGGGGAACTTTCGATAACTTTTTAAAAGAATTTATTAAATTCGCCGCTCCGATTCAGGGTTCCGGATGGGCTTGGCTAGCTTTTTGTCCCGAAAAACAGGAGCTTATGCTACACGCAACAGTAAACCAGGATCCTCTAGAAGCAACCACTGGTAAGGTGCCTCTTCTCGGAGTAGATGTCTGGGAGCATGCGTATTACCTCCAGTATAAAAATGTTAGATTAGATTATTTAAAAGCAATTCCTCAAGTAATTAATTGGGGATATATTGAAAAAAGATTTTCTGAGATAACTAATTAA
- the accD gene encoding acetyl-CoA carboxylase, carboxyltransferase subunit beta — protein sequence MRLFSYDKPKIKVQKIKADGFSGWLKCTHCHEMIHANELGQNFNCCPKCSYHYRITATERIKLLTDKDSWRPLYTSLKSQDPLKFVDTDTYANRLAKARKDNTESEGVLVGICTIGEHPVALAVMDFNFMAGSMGAVVGEKLTRLIEKAVESKLPVIIVCASGGARMQESVFSLMQMAKTSAALAKLHEAGLPYISVLTNPTSGGVTASFASLGDVIIAEPKALICFAGPRVVAQVIGEDLPEGAQKSEFLLEHGMIDKVVERKQLKSTLQSLLDYFCSQEYTGGQDKAPRDLSKTLKEIFLLTDDSE from the coding sequence GTGCGTTTATTTTCTTACGATAAACCTAAGATTAAAGTGCAAAAGATAAAAGCTGATGGTTTTAGCGGGTGGTTAAAATGCACGCATTGCCATGAAATGATTCATGCAAATGAATTAGGACAAAATTTTAATTGTTGTCCTAAGTGCTCTTACCACTATCGTATTACCGCAACTGAGCGCATCAAATTGCTCACTGACAAAGATTCTTGGCGTCCTTTGTACACAAGTCTAAAATCACAAGATCCTCTAAAGTTTGTCGATACTGACACCTACGCAAATCGTTTGGCTAAAGCTAGAAAAGATAACACAGAAAGCGAAGGCGTTCTCGTGGGTATTTGTACCATAGGAGAGCATCCTGTGGCTTTGGCTGTTATGGATTTTAATTTTATGGCAGGCTCTATGGGTGCTGTGGTTGGTGAAAAGTTGACGCGCCTTATAGAAAAAGCTGTAGAATCCAAGCTCCCCGTGATTATTGTATGTGCTTCGGGAGGTGCTCGGATGCAAGAATCAGTGTTCTCTTTAATGCAAATGGCAAAAACATCTGCGGCATTAGCAAAGTTACACGAAGCTGGTCTGCCTTATATCTCCGTGTTGACTAATCCTACGTCCGGAGGGGTTACAGCTTCTTTTGCTTCTTTAGGTGATGTAATTATTGCAGAACCCAAAGCTCTTATTTGCTTTGCCGGTCCTCGGGTTGTTGCTCAAGTGATAGGTGAAGATCTTCCTGAAGGTGCTCAAAAATCTGAATTTCTTCTCGAACACGGAATGATTGATAAAGTGGTAGAGAGAAAACAATTAAAGAGTACTTTGCAGAGTTTACTTGATTACTTTTGTTCTCAAGAATACACTGGCGGCCAGGATAAAGCTCCTAGGGATCTATCCAAGACGCTTAAAGAAATTTTTTTATTGACAGATGACAGTGAATGA
- the dut gene encoding dUTP diphosphatase, which produces MTILCELESGVGLPEYATEGASGADLRANIEEPIAVLPGQRVLVPTGIKMQIPQGYEVQVRPRSGLALKHGIMVVNSPGTIDADYRGEVCIILANFGESTFIIEPKMRIAQAVVAPVVQAKFIAVDQEEGLTTTSRGSRGFGHTGEK; this is translated from the coding sequence ATGACTATATTATGTGAATTAGAATCTGGAGTAGGTCTTCCAGAATATGCTACCGAAGGTGCTTCCGGAGCAGATCTTCGAGCTAATATTGAAGAGCCGATTGCTGTCTTGCCAGGACAACGTGTACTGGTTCCTACAGGAATAAAAATGCAGATCCCACAAGGCTATGAAGTTCAGGTACGTCCACGCAGCGGATTGGCACTGAAGCATGGGATTATGGTTGTTAATTCTCCGGGAACAATTGATGCCGATTATCGTGGCGAAGTTTGCATTATACTTGCCAATTTTGGAGAGAGTACTTTTATTATCGAACCCAAGATGCGCATTGCTCAAGCTGTAGTTGCTCCCGTAGTCCAGGCAAAGTTTATAGCCGTGGATCAAGAAGAAGGACTAACGACAACGTCTCGGGGAAGTAGAGGTTTTGGGCATACCGGAGAGAAGTAA
- a CDS encoding PTS sugar transporter subunit IIA translates to MPFYCESQPDFSLFSLLSPNLIMFLNKASRDEILQDLTDLASTAGLLENKEEFFQALVTRENIMSTGIGMGVAIPHGKLPSCSDFFIAIGIHPQGILWDAIDGALVRLVFLIGGPDNAQAEYLKLLSILTLSLRDESRRQKLLQVTTIEEVMNVFLGM, encoded by the coding sequence ATGCCTTTCTATTGCGAGAGTCAACCTGATTTTTCCTTGTTTTCTCTTTTATCTCCCAACTTGATTATGTTTTTGAATAAAGCCTCGCGGGATGAGATTCTCCAAGATCTTACGGATCTTGCTAGTACTGCCGGTTTACTTGAGAATAAAGAAGAATTTTTTCAAGCGCTTGTGACTCGTGAAAATATTATGTCTACCGGTATTGGTATGGGCGTGGCAATTCCACACGGTAAATTGCCTAGTTGTTCTGACTTTTTTATCGCTATCGGTATCCACCCTCAAGGAATTCTCTGGGATGCTATAGATGGGGCTTTAGTGCGTTTGGTATTTCTGATAGGGGGGCCGGATAATGCTCAAGCTGAGTATCTCAAATTGTTATCTATATTGACTCTTTCGCTCAGAGATGAATCTCGACGTCAAAAGTTGCTCCAAGTGACAACTATTGAAGAAGTTATGAATGTGTTTTTAGGAATGTAG
- a CDS encoding PTS sugar transporter subunit IIA, with translation MDLKLEELASLLDISENTVRRWLDEGAIPSYSMNNEHRFNREEIEDWILNNQALLGLEKEEKTDKDFRDLSLKYSLYKAIYRGGVIRNVAVKNKAEALQYASSYIAEKFNLDASVLFEMLTYRESLMSTGIGEGIALPHAKDFLINAYYDVVVPMFLSNSIDFGALDGKPVSVLFFLFASQDKSHLNLINKIVHLGMSLEARSFLTNYPEKDQLLAYIKNWESQIH, from the coding sequence ATGGATTTGAAATTAGAAGAGCTAGCTTCTTTATTGGATATTTCTGAAAATACGGTCCGTCGGTGGCTAGATGAGGGAGCTATCCCCAGTTACAGTATGAATAATGAACATAGATTTAATCGAGAAGAAATAGAAGATTGGATCCTAAATAATCAAGCGCTACTAGGATTAGAAAAAGAAGAAAAAACAGACAAAGATTTTCGTGACCTGTCTTTGAAGTATAGTTTATATAAAGCCATTTATCGTGGGGGCGTTATTCGCAACGTAGCGGTAAAAAATAAAGCCGAAGCTTTGCAATACGCTTCTTCATACATAGCTGAGAAATTTAATCTTGACGCGAGTGTTCTTTTCGAAATGCTTACTTATCGAGAAAGTCTGATGTCCACAGGTATCGGAGAAGGAATAGCCCTTCCTCATGCTAAAGACTTTTTAATCAACGCGTACTACGATGTTGTTGTTCCTATGTTCCTATCAAACAGTATTGACTTTGGTGCTCTTGACGGAAAGCCAGTGAGTGTTTTGTTTTTCCTTTTCGCATCTCAAGACAAAAGTCATTTAAATTTAATAAATAAAATTGTCCATCTCGGTATGTCTTTAGAAGCACGAAGTTTCCTGACAAACTACCCAGAAAAAGACCAACTTCTTGCTTACATTAAGAATTGGGAATCACAAATTCATTAA
- a CDS encoding stage II sporulation protein M, with protein MSEQHPIYQSPRLNQIEIGKSFLDNNPKAARALQIVGIILAILSVVSSVFLVVATPIGLPISMALGGVFLGIGGSMLFTSINSLANSVKRAAVEKKRQNILIQEKSEEIEVRNQTQGSIWPKYNKMVDRFANLNMRIGKHEKSVLKQMDREEGLELIENLDRITGDYIICTGLLEGRQEVYSEEDFAQSEDSYPTAIRKNDLLIKLGNSIVSKLSKGGGVFSLKLQQLSKSMSKVHAGVTLGLVAGGIAAVGVIAALIPGGIQALPLIIASAIGIGLAILGLSYAIKTILKRSKTNKKQLLNDLKSEIDIDALKDMTRHQHVLMGMLKNSLQTDQRMTLDHKDFYEDYNKVRDTLQMLNEHLDEIEFKYKYASQSYQRRADSLEKTLLQLSDNKNALEEGIYYPQVPAGDRAGLLSDTAGFDELVAQGIQASRERRQKDQRGEVLIGNYSQYLEEDDLAFGDGWSPSGKRALETMWSAKPTKMNEEDYFILNEDVNKVLRSYRNDILRMKEDIARTENLFKELKAGKQRIEIFSDQIIDILYNVSSNCQEILNYLVEMQMRLVSLVEYDLTEYS; from the coding sequence ATGTCTGAACAACATCCAATATATCAAAGCCCTAGGTTAAACCAGATCGAGATTGGGAAATCCTTTCTAGATAATAATCCTAAAGCTGCCAGAGCTCTTCAGATTGTGGGAATTATACTCGCTATTTTATCTGTAGTTTCTTCTGTGTTTCTTGTAGTAGCAACTCCCATAGGTTTGCCTATTTCTATGGCCTTAGGAGGAGTTTTTCTCGGTATAGGAGGAAGTATGCTTTTTACTTCTATAAACTCTTTGGCTAATAGTGTGAAAAGGGCCGCTGTCGAGAAGAAGCGTCAGAATATCTTAATCCAAGAAAAATCTGAGGAGATAGAGGTAAGAAATCAGACACAGGGAAGCATTTGGCCTAAGTACAATAAGATGGTGGATAGGTTTGCTAATTTAAACATGCGCATAGGTAAGCATGAAAAAAGCGTCTTAAAACAAATGGACAGAGAAGAAGGACTTGAACTTATTGAAAACTTAGACCGGATTACCGGAGATTATATCATTTGTACAGGTTTACTAGAAGGACGCCAAGAAGTCTATTCTGAAGAAGATTTCGCACAAAGCGAGGATAGTTATCCAACTGCTATAAGGAAGAATGATCTCTTGATCAAATTAGGAAATAGTATTGTATCTAAGTTGTCGAAGGGTGGCGGTGTCTTTTCTTTAAAATTACAGCAACTAAGTAAGAGTATGTCGAAAGTTCATGCTGGAGTTACTCTAGGTTTAGTAGCTGGAGGTATTGCTGCTGTTGGTGTTATTGCTGCATTAATTCCTGGGGGAATACAGGCTCTTCCGTTAATTATTGCATCAGCGATAGGAATAGGTTTAGCAATTCTGGGATTATCTTATGCAATAAAAACAATATTAAAGAGATCCAAGACAAACAAAAAACAGTTACTCAATGATTTAAAATCGGAAATAGATATTGATGCGCTTAAAGATATGACCCGTCATCAACATGTTCTTATGGGAATGTTGAAAAATTCGTTACAAACTGATCAAAGAATGACCTTGGATCATAAAGATTTTTATGAGGATTACAACAAAGTCCGTGATACTTTACAGATGTTAAATGAACATCTTGATGAAATAGAGTTTAAATACAAATATGCAAGTCAAAGTTATCAGAGACGTGCTGATAGTTTAGAAAAAACCTTACTTCAACTTTCGGATAATAAGAATGCTTTAGAGGAAGGGATATACTATCCTCAAGTTCCTGCTGGTGATCGCGCAGGATTATTGAGCGATACAGCAGGATTTGATGAGCTGGTAGCTCAAGGTATACAAGCTTCGCGAGAAAGACGGCAAAAAGATCAAAGAGGGGAAGTTTTGATAGGTAATTATTCTCAATATTTAGAGGAAGATGATCTAGCATTTGGTGATGGGTGGAGTCCTTCTGGTAAACGTGCTCTCGAGACTATGTGGTCGGCAAAGCCAACAAAAATGAATGAGGAAGATTATTTCATTTTAAATGAAGATGTAAACAAAGTCCTTCGCTCCTATCGAAATGATATACTACGTATGAAAGAAGATATTGCTCGCACTGAAAATCTCTTTAAGGAGCTTAAAGCAGGAAAACAACGGATTGAGATATTCTCAGACCAGATAATTGATATTTTGTATAACGTATCTAGCAATTGTCAGGAAATTCTTAATTATTTAGTGGAAATGCAAATGCGATTAGTTTCATTGGTAGAATATGACCTAACGGAATATTCATAA
- the mnmA gene encoding tRNA 2-thiouridine(34) synthase MnmA, with protein sequence MNKTVVVAMSGGVDSSVVAYLLKKFTPYRVLGLFMKNWEEEDSNGLCSTAKDYEDVERVAGQLDIPYYTVSFAREYRERVFSRFLKEYSQGYTPNPDVLCNREIKFDLLQKKVVELGGDFLATGHYCRLDLKSQGVGLLRGKDPHKDQSYFLCGTRQDSLKNVLFPLGDMTKTEVRSIAAQAGLATAQKRDSTGICFIGKRPFKSFLERFVPNLEGDIIDYDSQKIVGSHEGAHYYTIGQRRGLDIGGSEKPCYVVGKDMEKNIIYIVRGENHPLLYQRELTAKELNWFVSPESIMRCSAKVRYRSEDEECEILHTGERNKVRVRFASPVKAITPGQTIAFYDGERCLGGGVIEVSMTPHLV encoded by the coding sequence ATGAATAAAACTGTTGTTGTTGCTATGTCTGGAGGAGTAGATTCCTCCGTAGTTGCTTATCTTTTAAAAAAATTTACCCCCTATAGGGTCCTAGGGCTTTTTATGAAGAACTGGGAAGAAGAAGATAGCAATGGTTTATGTTCCACCGCTAAGGATTATGAAGATGTTGAAAGAGTCGCTGGGCAGTTGGACATCCCCTACTATACGGTATCTTTTGCTAGAGAGTACCGTGAAAGGGTATTCTCACGTTTTCTTAAAGAATATTCTCAAGGTTATACACCAAATCCTGACGTTCTTTGCAATCGTGAAATAAAATTTGATTTACTGCAGAAGAAAGTTGTCGAGCTAGGAGGGGATTTCCTTGCTACAGGACATTATTGCCGATTAGATTTAAAGAGTCAGGGAGTGGGATTACTTCGTGGAAAGGATCCACATAAAGATCAAAGTTATTTCCTGTGCGGCACGCGCCAAGATTCTTTGAAAAATGTACTTTTCCCTTTGGGCGACATGACAAAAACAGAAGTACGCTCTATAGCTGCCCAAGCCGGACTTGCAACAGCTCAAAAAAGAGACAGCACGGGTATCTGTTTTATAGGGAAGCGGCCGTTTAAAAGTTTTCTTGAGCGGTTTGTTCCAAATTTAGAGGGAGATATTATAGATTATGATTCTCAGAAGATCGTGGGAAGTCATGAGGGAGCCCATTACTACACTATAGGGCAACGCAGAGGTTTAGATATTGGTGGCTCTGAAAAACCTTGTTATGTTGTGGGTAAGGATATGGAGAAGAATATTATTTATATAGTACGAGGGGAAAATCATCCTCTACTTTATCAAAGAGAACTTACAGCTAAAGAATTGAATTGGTTTGTATCTCCAGAATCTATAATGAGGTGTAGTGCTAAGGTACGCTACCGTTCCGAAGATGAAGAATGTGAAATTTTACATACGGGAGAACGGAATAAAGTGCGTGTACGCTTTGCTTCTCCTGTTAAAGCAATCACCCCAGGACAAACCATCGCATTTTATGATGGGGAGAGATGCCTGGGGGGAGGGGTCATAGAAGTTTCTATGACTCCACATTTGGTATAG
- a CDS encoding ATP-dependent Clp protease ATP-binding subunit, producing MFEKFTNRAKQVIKLAKKEAQRLNHNYLGTEHILLGLLKLGQGVAVNVLRNLGVDFDTAKQEVERLIGYGPEIQVYGDPALTGRVKKSFESANEEAGILEHNYVGTEHLLLGILNQADGVALQVLENLHIDPREVRKEVLKELETFNLQLPPASSSNPRGSTSSSSKSSSLGHTLGGDKGDKLSALKAYGYDLTEMFRESKLDPVIGRSTEVERLILILCRRRKNNPVLIGEAGVGKTAIVEGLAQKIISNEVPDTLRKKRLITLDLALMIAGTKYRGQFEERIKAVMDEVRKHGNILLFIDELHTIVGAGAAEGAIDASNILKPALARGEIQCIGATTIDEYRKHIEKDAALERRFQKIIVQPPSVDETIEILRGLKKKYEEHHNVSITEEALKAAATLSDQYVHGRFLPDKAIDLLDEAGARVRVNTMDQPTELMKLEAEIETTKLAKEQAIGTQEYEKAAGLRDEEKRLRERLSNMKQEWENHKEEHQIPVDEEAVAQVVSLQTGIPSARLTEAESEKLLKLEDTLRKKVIGQDQAVASICRAIRRSRTGIKDPNRPTGSFLFLGPTGVGKTLLAQQIAIEMFGGEDALIQVDMSEYMEKFAATKMMGSPPGYVGHEEGGHLTEQVRRRPYCVVLFDEIEKAHPDIMDLMLQILEQGRLTDSFGRKIDFRHAIIIMTSNLGADLIKKSGEIGFGARSNFDYKVIQEKIENAVKKHLKPEFINRLDESVIFRPLEKSALSEIIHLEINKLDSRLKNYQMALSIPDSVISFLVTKGHSPEMGARPLRRVIEQYLEDPLAELLLKESCRQETRKLRANLIEDRVTFERDEEQAENVAATIPNVES from the coding sequence ATGTTTGAGAAGTTTACTAACAGAGCAAAACAAGTCATTAAATTGGCTAAAAAAGAAGCTCAGAGGTTAAATCATAACTATCTAGGCACAGAGCACATACTTCTAGGCCTACTCAAACTAGGTCAAGGCGTAGCTGTCAATGTATTGCGTAATTTAGGGGTAGACTTTGACACCGCCAAGCAAGAAGTCGAACGCTTGATCGGTTATGGACCAGAAATCCAAGTTTACGGCGATCCAGCTCTGACCGGAAGGGTGAAAAAATCTTTTGAATCAGCTAATGAAGAAGCTGGAATCTTAGAACATAATTACGTCGGTACGGAACACCTGCTTTTAGGTATTTTAAACCAAGCTGATGGTGTTGCTTTACAAGTTTTGGAAAATTTACATATTGATCCTAGAGAAGTTCGCAAAGAAGTTCTTAAAGAATTAGAGACTTTTAATCTTCAGCTCCCGCCTGCATCTTCGTCTAATCCCAGAGGGAGTACTTCTTCATCTTCCAAATCTTCTTCCCTTGGTCATACTTTAGGTGGAGACAAAGGCGATAAATTATCAGCATTAAAAGCCTATGGTTATGATTTAACAGAGATGTTTCGTGAGTCTAAACTCGATCCTGTTATTGGCCGTTCCACAGAAGTTGAACGTTTAATTTTAATCTTATGCCGCAGAAGGAAAAACAATCCTGTACTTATCGGTGAAGCCGGCGTAGGCAAAACAGCTATTGTTGAAGGCCTAGCACAAAAAATCATTTCTAATGAAGTGCCTGATACTTTACGTAAAAAACGTTTAATCACTTTAGACCTAGCCCTAATGATAGCTGGGACAAAGTATCGCGGTCAATTTGAAGAACGTATCAAAGCCGTTATGGACGAAGTCCGTAAACATGGCAACATCCTTTTATTTATCGATGAGCTGCATACAATTGTAGGTGCTGGCGCTGCTGAAGGAGCTATTGATGCTTCTAACATTTTGAAGCCAGCACTAGCACGTGGTGAGATCCAGTGTATTGGGGCGACAACAATAGATGAATACCGCAAACATATTGAAAAAGACGCTGCTTTAGAACGTAGATTCCAGAAAATTATTGTCCAACCGCCTAGTGTAGACGAAACTATAGAGATTCTACGTGGCTTAAAAAAGAAATACGAAGAACATCATAATGTTTCTATTACAGAAGAAGCATTGAAAGCAGCAGCTACGCTATCTGATCAATACGTTCACGGACGCTTCCTCCCAGATAAAGCGATTGATTTACTTGATGAGGCTGGAGCACGAGTACGTGTAAATACTATGGATCAGCCCACAGAGTTAATGAAGCTCGAAGCTGAGATTGAAACAACGAAATTAGCTAAAGAGCAAGCTATTGGCACTCAAGAATATGAAAAAGCTGCAGGATTACGCGACGAAGAGAAAAGGCTTCGTGAACGTCTTTCCAATATGAAGCAAGAATGGGAGAATCACAAGGAAGAACATCAAATTCCCGTTGATGAGGAAGCTGTTGCTCAAGTAGTCTCCTTACAAACAGGCATCCCTTCTGCACGACTTACTGAAGCTGAGAGCGAAAAGCTCTTAAAACTTGAAGATACTCTACGTAAGAAAGTCATAGGTCAAGATCAAGCGGTAGCTAGTATCTGTCGAGCAATTCGACGCTCAAGAACAGGAATTAAAGATCCTAACCGTCCTACAGGTTCCTTCTTATTCCTAGGGCCTACTGGAGTTGGGAAAACACTACTCGCTCAACAAATCGCTATTGAAATGTTTGGTGGTGAAGATGCTTTAATTCAAGTAGACATGTCTGAGTACATGGAAAAATTTGCTGCTACAAAAATGATGGGATCACCTCCAGGATATGTTGGTCATGAGGAAGGTGGGCACCTTACAGAACAAGTGCGCCGTCGGCCTTATTGTGTTGTGCTATTCGATGAGATTGAAAAAGCTCATCCTGACATTATGGATTTAATGTTACAGATCTTAGAGCAAGGACGTCTCACAGATTCTTTTGGTCGCAAGATTGATTTTCGCCATGCGATTATTATCATGACTTCAAACTTAGGCGCAGACTTAATTAAGAAAAGCGGAGAAATCGGTTTTGGAGCTCGTTCCAATTTTGATTACAAAGTGATTCAAGAAAAAATCGAAAATGCTGTGAAAAAACATTTAAAACCGGAATTTATCAACCGTTTAGATGAAAGTGTTATCTTCCGTCCTTTAGAAAAATCAGCGTTATCTGAAATCATCCATTTAGAAATTAACAAACTAGATTCTCGCTTGAAAAATTACCAGATGGCATTAAGTATTCCAGATTCAGTGATTTCTTTCTTAGTAACAAAAGGACATTCTCCGGAAATGGGGGCACGGCCTTTACGTCGGGTTATTGAACAGTATCTTGAAGATCCTCTTGCAGAACTCTTGCTGAAGGAATCTTGTCGTCAGGAAACGCGCAAACTGCGTGCCAACCTCATTGAAGATCGTGTAACTTTCGAGCGCGATGAAGAACAAGCTGAAAATGTTGCAGCAACTATACCAAATGTGGAGTCATAG
- a CDS encoding lipoyl protein ligase domain-containing protein, translated as MTVRIVDSGKGSAETHMARDRYLLEHLKKGEVILHLYEWDSLYPLTYGLFMRPEKFLIDNRAALGMDAAIRPTGGGFVFHHGDYAFSLLVSSEHPLYAPTVLENYYTVNQMVLQVLSRVFRIKGSLSFDEDMHHPKTSNFCMARASKYDILMGDRKVGGAAQRTVKQGFLHQGSVFLSGSSLEFYEKFLLPEVVDIIVPEIEKRAFFPLGLSAPSADLFEARKEIKKGLIQIFSSGCL; from the coding sequence ATGACCGTTCGCATAGTAGATTCTGGAAAAGGGAGTGCTGAGACTCACATGGCCAGAGATAGGTATTTACTCGAACACCTAAAAAAGGGGGAGGTAATTCTTCACCTATATGAGTGGGATAGTCTATACCCCCTTACTTACGGCCTATTCATGCGTCCAGAAAAATTTTTAATTGATAATAGAGCTGCTCTCGGTATGGATGCCGCTATCCGACCTACCGGAGGAGGGTTTGTTTTTCATCATGGAGATTACGCATTTTCTTTATTAGTATCGTCGGAACACCCCCTGTATGCACCTACAGTATTAGAGAACTATTATACGGTTAATCAGATGGTATTACAGGTTTTGAGTAGGGTTTTTCGCATAAAAGGATCTCTTTCTTTTGATGAGGATATGCATCACCCAAAAACTTCAAATTTTTGTATGGCTAGAGCCTCAAAATACGATATTTTGATGGGAGATAGGAAAGTAGGTGGTGCAGCTCAGCGTACTGTAAAACAAGGATTTTTGCATCAAGGGTCAGTGTTTTTATCGGGCAGTTCTTTAGAGTTTTATGAAAAATTTCTTTTGCCAGAGGTTGTTGATATTATAGTTCCTGAGATTGAGAAACGAGCCTTTTTTCCTTTAGGTCTGTCAGCACCTTCAGCTGATCTTTTCGAAGCAAGAAAAGAAATTAAAAAAGGGTTAATTCAAATATTTTCAAGCGGTTGTTTATGA
- a CDS encoding phospholipase D-like domain-containing protein — MNTMRWSLVIALVFVFITKDASAFMVHFPESKEHAGVIIHDNSIEVYESILSAIDVANHYIELSPCMAGGNLLKEIVEHIDARMALVSGLRAYLLIQPTFIDSNDKTVLESIKSRWPNRFFYLFTGCPPGPSILSPNVIESHVKISIIDGKYIFMGGTNFEDFMCTRGDSIPEPVESPRLVVGGIHRPLAFRDQDITVSSAQLGTELRKEFHAHYALWSAYAERPWFNKNLDDFRALPFPQIAIEEARATYCSKIEENSDLVSTDLKNIRVIFSGPDESKNAITQGYIDLIDNAKKSIKIANMYFIPNNEILESLRSASFSRKVHTEIITNGSNENSPQLTEVYAWGNRMNYFFLSYGERPALWKKFIFSKKQPSSSLFVNEYDVRDTQLHKKCMIVDDRVFVIGSYNFGKKSDLFDYECIILIDSPEVAAKANVVFKKDLSLSKPVENSEIFGWYFDPMYNLIGHLQINFMPA; from the coding sequence ATGAATACAATGCGATGGAGCTTAGTTATAGCACTTGTTTTTGTGTTTATCACGAAAGATGCTTCTGCTTTTATGGTGCATTTTCCTGAATCTAAAGAACATGCGGGTGTTATTATTCATGATAATAGTATCGAAGTTTATGAAAGTATTTTATCTGCTATAGATGTTGCTAATCATTATATTGAATTATCTCCTTGCATGGCGGGAGGAAACTTATTAAAAGAGATCGTCGAGCATATAGATGCACGTATGGCTCTTGTTTCTGGACTACGCGCCTATCTTCTTATCCAACCCACATTTATTGATAGCAATGATAAGACTGTTCTTGAGAGTATAAAGTCGCGTTGGCCTAATCGTTTCTTTTACTTATTTACGGGATGTCCTCCCGGACCCAGCATTCTTTCTCCTAATGTTATAGAAAGTCATGTGAAGATTTCTATCATCGATGGAAAGTATATTTTTATGGGGGGTACAAATTTTGAAGATTTTATGTGTACTCGAGGGGATTCTATTCCTGAACCGGTAGAGTCTCCTCGGCTGGTTGTCGGGGGCATTCACAGACCGCTAGCATTTCGCGATCAGGATATTACAGTGAGTTCTGCACAACTCGGTACCGAGTTAAGAAAGGAATTTCATGCACATTATGCGCTTTGGAGTGCTTATGCAGAGAGGCCCTGGTTTAATAAAAATCTCGATGATTTTCGCGCTCTTCCTTTCCCACAGATTGCTATAGAAGAAGCTCGAGCCACTTATTGTAGTAAAATCGAAGAAAACTCAGATCTAGTATCTACGGATTTGAAAAACATTCGTGTTATTTTTTCAGGACCAGATGAGAGTAAAAACGCGATTACTCAAGGATACATAGATTTAATAGATAACGCAAAGAAGTCTATAAAAATTGCCAATATGTACTTCATTCCTAACAATGAAATTCTTGAGAGTTTGAGGTCGGCGTCTTTTAGTCGTAAAGTACATACAGAAATTATTACGAATGGATCCAATGAAAATAGTCCCCAGCTTACAGAAGTATATGCTTGGGGAAATCGTATGAACTATTTCTTTCTATCTTATGGTGAACGCCCTGCATTATGGAAAAAGTTCATTTTTTCTAAAAAACAGCCGAGTTCTTCCCTATTTGTAAACGAATATGACGTTCGAGATACACAGTTACATAAAAAATGTATGATTGTAGACGATCGTGTGTTTGTAATAGGTAGCTACAATTTTGGAAAGAAAAGTGATCTTTTCGATTATGAATGTATCATATTAATTGATTCTCCAGAAGTTGCTGCTAAAGCAAATGTAGTCTTTAAGAAAGATTTGAGCTTATCCAAACCTGTAGAGAATTCTGAAATTTTTGGTTGGTATTTCGATCCGATGTATAATCTTATTGGTCATTTGCAGATTAATTTTATGCCAGCTTAA